The proteins below are encoded in one region of Carettochelys insculpta isolate YL-2023 chromosome 32, ASM3395843v1, whole genome shotgun sequence:
- the LOC142005006 gene encoding olfactory receptor 10D3-like has product MGLDNRTAVTHFILLGIPNTDGFQTILFFTFLAFYFFTLLGNLLIFSAIIADSRLHTPMYFFLCNLAVLDVGISSISIPKLLANLWAQNRTISLGGCMAQLFFYHFLGSTECLLCTVMAFDRYVAICHPLRYLVIMNRRVCALLAAGSWITSSFHATILASLTFTLPYCGSNVVDYFFCDIFPVAELACADTYVLEAVTFTNTGMVPMTCFVLILASYVRIMYSVLRMSLGEGRRKAISTCSSHLVVVTMFFGPCALISTQPQLSKVLVTPVDIFGNLVTPMLNPLIYTLRNKEVKAALRKLRGAERPER; this is encoded by the coding sequence ATGGGGCTGGACAACCGCACGGCGGTGACTCATTTCATCCTGCTGGGGATCCCCAACACCGACGGCTTCCAGACCATCCTCTTCTTCACCTTCTTAGCCTTCTACTTCTTCACCCTGCTGGGCAACCTGCTCATCTTCTCAGCCATCATTGCCGACTCCCGcctgcacacccccatgtacttcttcctctgCAACCTGGCTGTGCTGGACGTTGGCATATCTTCCATCAGTATCCCGAAATTGCTGGCCAACCTCTGGGCCCAGAACAGAACCATCTCGCTGGGCGGGTGCATGGCCCAGCTCTTCTTCTACCACTTCCTGGGCAGCACCGAGTGCCTGCTCTGCACCGTTATGGCCTTCGACCggtacgtggccatctgccacccGCTGCGCTACCTCGTCATCATGAACCGGAGGGTGTGCGCCCTCCTGGCCGCCGGCAGCTGGATCACCAGCTCCTTCCACGCCACCATCCTTGCCAGCCTGACCTTCACGCTGCCCTACTGCGGCTCCAATGTGGTGGACTATTTCTTCTGCGACATCTTCCCGGTGGCCGAGCTGGCCTGTGCAGACACCTACGTCCTTGAGGCCGTGACCTTCACCAACACCGGGATGGTGCCCATGACCTGCTTCGTCCTCATCCTCGCCTCCTACGTCAGGATCATGTACTCGGTCCTGAGGATGAGCTTGGGGGAAGGGCGGCGGAAAGCCatctccacttgcagctcccacttGGTGGTGGTGACCATGTTCTTTGGGCCCTGTGCCTTGATCTCCACTCAGCCCCAGCTGAGCAAAGTCCTGGTGACTCCTGTGGACATTTTTGGCAACCTGGTGACACCCATGCTGAACCCGCTCATCTACACGCTGCGGAACAAGGAGGTGAAAGCCGCTctgagaaaactgagaggggctGAGAGACCTGAACGTTGA